CCCCTGTCCAGGACCGTTACGAGAGTAATAACAATCGTTGCCGCTGGCATCGTGAAGAATGCCGCTTGCCAAATGGATACCTGATCCCTGTGGATAGTAAACCGCATTGTACACATCGTTGCCATCCAAATCCATCAGGATACCCGTAGCATACCAATATCCAGTGCCCTGTGCATAAACTCCCCCCAGATACTTATCGTTGCCAGCTTTGTCAAAAAGAAAGCCCAAGCCTCCCCCAAGATAGGGTCTAATGCCAAAGCCCATGCCTTGCCCCATGGTCCTAAAATCGTTGGGCATAAGCGGCGCATGAAAATATCTACCGCCCAAATAATAAGTATCCGAACCTTCGAAATCTGCTAAAATCCCTACTCCGTATGTACTGCCAAATGCCTGAGCCATAGAGTGTGCAGAGTATGAATCGTTGCCAGCTTTATCTTTTAGCATCGCCATACCCAAGATAGCAGCGCCTTGCGAGAACACTCCGCTTTGATAAATATCGTTCCCATTAGTATCTGTGTGCCAAACCGTGCCCATTATCGCAGAAAAAGCAAAATCGCCTAATTGGTATACATCGTCACCGCTGCAATCATGCCCAAGATATATGCCATTCAAGGCACACAAAGAAGGTTCTTTAGAGCGATAGAGATCATTCCCATCTTTATCGATAAGAAGCAAGAAGGGTTGTTCGCGGTTTGCCATTAGCTCAAGATCATAAATGTCGTCGCCACCAGGATCAAGTATCAAACACGGAGAGAGTTTGGCTAGTTCTTTGATGTTTTGCTCGTTATATACATCAGCACTCTTTGTGCCAATAATCATTAGGCCATATTTACTTTTATATACCTTGCTGCGTTTGGTACGGGGATTGTATTCGGTCACAATGTCTCGCAAGTTCATCATAGCCAACGTGGCAGACGCAAGAGCCGAGAAATCCAATTCTTCTATCATCGATAAATATGGATCAATCTCAATTTCTTCTTGCCACATCAGATTCTGCCGGGTAAAATATTCCTGGTATTGCTCCGCATCTTCTTCTTCCAACATCATTTGCATAAGAAAGGCGGCAAGGCTATCTTGCTGAGCATTATTCAAAGGCAGAAATGTATTGCGGTATACCAGATAAATAAGATCTAAACAGTTTTCCACATATCTAAAGAAAGCCTTATCGGTGGTGATTTTCGTAGAAGGTAATTCGATATTTTGCAAATTGCACTCTTTGGCAATATTGCTAAAATACTTCAGCAATTCAGGATCTTGAGAATTTGTGAGGCAATCTCGAAGGCTTTCAAGGCTATCTACCGCTTCTATACCTCCACTTAGCATGTTTAGATGCCAAGAGCTTTTTGCTTCACAGCCCGGATCCCAATCTCGATCAAACGCCATATGTTCAAGCGTTAAGTCTTGAGCAGCAAGCATCTGAGAAAGCAAGTCCAAATCGGCATGAGAAAGCATCTTTTGGGCATACAAATCTTCCTGAAGCAAGCCCATTACAAGCATTATTGCAATCATGATCAGTGTTTTAAGCACATTTATAAAACTCATCTGAACCTCATTTGGGCAAGAGTATAAATAGTGGCTTTTATTGTCAAATGTTCTTTTCAACTATCTCTTCTTCTTGATGATATCTACATAAAGAATCTGGTAAATCTGCCAATCTACATACCGGAAACTACAAAACTTGGAAAAGGGGTATGTTGTAAGCATATTTGAAGAGCAATGCATATAACCGATATCCGGATCAGAAAAGAGATGTGGAAAAGCCTGGAAATCACGATTTTGTGGTAAATTATCAAGCCAGAGACCGTTGTTCATCCATATATAGTAGATCCTTATGCACAAGATATCGGCTTGGTGGACTTTTTTTATCGTAGCAAAAAAAACCGGAATCAACAACTGATACCGGTTTTATACGAATGTAAGTATTTGAGCTTTATTTAGCTAGATCTTCGGCTTTGATGGCATCTTTTTTGATAGTAATTGCAGATTCTTCCACGAACTGAATAATAGCCATCGGGGCATTATCTCCTCTGCGAAATCCGGCTTTAATAACTCTAGTATATCCACCATTACGATTTGCAAAGGCAGGCGCAATTTCGTCGAAGAGCTTTTTAACCAAGTCACGATCGCCCAGCACGCTGTAGGCAAGTCTGCGGGAGTGAACGGTATTGTTCTTTCCGTAGGTTACCACGCGTTCTACAAAGCGTCTCATTTCCTTG
This DNA window, taken from Candidatus Cloacimonadota bacterium, encodes the following:
- a CDS encoding HEAT repeat domain-containing protein encodes the protein MSFINVLKTLIMIAIMLVMGLLQEDLYAQKMLSHADLDLLSQMLAAQDLTLEHMAFDRDWDPGCEAKSSWHLNMLSGGIEAVDSLESLRDCLTNSQDPELLKYFSNIAKECNLQNIELPSTKITTDKAFFRYVENCLDLIYLVYRNTFLPLNNAQQDSLAAFLMQMMLEEEDAEQYQEYFTRQNLMWQEEIEIDPYLSMIEELDFSALASATLAMMNLRDIVTEYNPRTKRSKVYKSKYGLMIIGTKSADVYNEQNIKELAKLSPCLILDPGGDDIYDLELMANREQPFLLLIDKDGNDLYRSKEPSLCALNGIYLGHDCSGDDVYQLGDFAFSAIMGTVWHTDTNGNDIYQSGVFSQGAAILGMAMLKDKAGNDSYSAHSMAQAFGSTYGVGILADFEGSDTYYLGGRYFHAPLMPNDFRTMGQGMGFGIRPYLGGGLGFLFDKAGNDKYLGGVYAQGTGYWYATGILMDLDGNDVYNAVYYPQGSGIHLASGILHDASGNDCYYSRNGPGQGAGHDYGFGMLIDSEGDDAYSIHGGNGLGISNSLGLFVDLKGNDRYERNEAQNYGSANFSRNAGGLGLFLDAGGNDLYPDSIMTNNSDWQKGTYGFGKDVNMYSPEDETPTEEQEQLPAPAEDDPIADIFAAASEWEVGNSINRVRKAREIMISRPNETIEYIINNKLANNSGLEYRALQVMCNADSLFCTKLLDYTNDPDSLKAKTAISLLAGKRDSRLLPVLSEHLAAKRYVSTCIASLGNIEGEESLQMLLAQRNQNNERLRFLVVRSLSLHSGEAAQAALKSFEQDSSFLIQSLLRNLPKDE
- the rplQ gene encoding 50S ribosomal protein L17, with product MRHRVEGRKFGRETDARRLMMRNLVKSMLEYGQINTTLAKAKEMRRFVERVVTYGKNNTVHSRRLAYSVLGDRDLVKKLFDEIAPAFANRNGGYTRVIKAGFRRGDNAPMAIIQFVEESAITIKKDAIKAEDLAK